A window from Falco naumanni isolate bFalNau1 chromosome 3, bFalNau1.pat, whole genome shotgun sequence encodes these proteins:
- the THRAP3 gene encoding thyroid hormone receptor-associated protein 3 isoform X1 has product MSKTNKSKSGSRSSRSRSGSRSRSRSFSKSRSRSRSVSRSRKRRLSSRSRSRSYSPSHNRERNHPRVYQNRDFRGHNRGYRRPYYFRGRNRGFYPWGQYNRGGYGNYRSNWQNYRQAYSPRRGRSRSRSPKRRSPSPRSRSHSRNSDKSSSDRSRRSSSSRSSSNHSRVESSKRKSGKEKKSSSKDARASQSAGDNQGDESKEQPFSGTVAQDAKASEGSKPWQDMTTYGTSSASRASVSELSPRERSPALKSPLQSVVVRRRSPRPSPLQKSSPPLSNPSQMSSALQSGGTSFQAGSHQSPFDHGSSGLSPTRKSPVCKSPTPISSIYSTSQKEESTAPGGGAFSKRYLEEQKTENGKDKEQKVTNIEKEKNKEKGNFSELGSTDGKAKSDSYASKADSEKGYRGSQSPKRYKFRDEFDKLKVPEFHKESHYGKEETDEQEKKDKAKGRKDSEFDDEPKFMSKVVATSSKSQEEDRPGKWEGVVFLPPGKEKQRKPDEMEEESYSERSKKEERPASKRAEPGHRGFVPEKNFRVTTYKSSQEKSSSPPPRKASEVKEKPGTKVEGLTPGKSSFSITREAQVNIRMDSFDEDLARPSGILAQERKLCRDLVHSNKKEQEFRSIFHHIQSAQSQRSPSELFAQHIVTIVHHVREHHFGSSGMTLNERFTKYLKKGMEQDAAKNKKSPEIHRRIDISPSTFRKHGFSQEETKSSRDPGFKAEGKYKDDPVDLRLDIERRKKHKERDLKRDKSRESVDSRDSSHSRERSTEKTEKSHKGSKKKKHRRVRERSRSSSSSSWSSHSVKAEEYPEETEEREENTTGFDKSRLGTKEFPGPNERGRARGTFQFRARGRGWGRGSFSGNNNSNSGGNNDFQKRNRDEEWDPEYTPKSKKYYLHDDREGEGADKWVNRGRGRGAFPRGRGRFMFRKSSTSPKWAHDKFSGEEGEIEDDESGTENREEKDNLQTTAE; this is encoded by the exons ATGTCTAAAACTAATAAATCAAAATCTGGATCCCGTTCTTCCCGTTCGAGGTCCGGATCACGTTCACGCTCACGTTCCTTCTCCAAATCTCGCTCCCGTTCTCGTTCTGTCTCACGGTCAAGAAAACGCAGACTTAG ttCTAGGTCCCGTTCAAGATCATATTCTCCATCTCATAACAGAGAAAGGAACCATCCAAGAGTGTATCAGAACCGGGATTTCAGAGGTCATAATAGAGGATACAGGAGACCATATTATTTTCGTGGCCGTAATAGAGGGTTTTATCCGTGGGGCCAGTATAACCGAGGAGGATACGGCAATTACAGGTCAAACTGGCAAAATTATCGCCAAGCGTATAGCCCTCGTAGAGGGAGGTCACGTTCTCGTTCACCCAAGAGAAGGTCTCCTTCACCAAGGTCTAGAAGTCATTCTAGAAATTCTGATAAGTCATCTTCTGATCGGTCAAGGAGGTCTTCCTCTTCCCGGTCTTCCTCAAATCATAGCCGAGTTGAGTCTTCCAAGCGTAAatctggaaaggagaaaaagtcatCTTCCAAGGATGCCCGGGCATCTCAGTCTGCAGGAGATAACCAAGGTGATGAGTCTAAGGAGCAGCCGTTTTCAGGAACAGTGGCTCAAGACGCCAAGGCATCTGAGGGTTCAAAACCGTGGCAAGATATGACCACCTATGGTACAAGTTCAGCATCAAGAGCTTCTGTGTCCGAACTTAGCCCAAGGGAACGCAGTCCTGCATTAAAAAGCCCTCTCCAATCAGTTGTGGTGAGGCGTCGTTCTCCTCGGCCAAGTCCATTGCAGAAGTCAAGCCCGCCACTGTCCAACCCGTCACAGATGAGCTCCGCTTTACAAAGCGGTGgcacctcctttcaggcaggCTCTCATCAGAGCCCGTTTGACCATGGCTCGTCAGGTTTGAGCCCAACAAGGAAGAGCCCTGTGTGCAAAAGTCCAACGCCAATCAGTTCCATTTACAGTACATCTCAGAAGGAGGAAAGCACAGCTCCTGGAGGAGGAGCCTTCTCAAAAAG ATATCTGGAAGAGCAGAAGACTGAGAATGGGAAAGACAAAGAACAGAAAGTaacaaatattgaaaaagaaaaaaataaagaaaaagggaatttcTCTGAGTTGGGATCAACAGATGGAAAGGCAAAATCTGACTCCTATGCATCCAAAGCTGACTCTGAGAAGGGATACCGTGGCAGCCAGTCACCCAAGCGTTACAAGTTCCGGGATGAATTTGACAAGCTAAAGGTCCCAGAGTTCCACAAGGAAAGTCATTATGGCAAAGAGGAAACAGatgagcaggaaaagaaagacaaggCAAAGGGCCGAAAAGATTCAGAATTTGATGATGAGCCCAAATTTATGTCTAAAGTCGTAGCAACTTCAAGTAAAAGTCAAGAAGAGGATAGGCCAGGAAAATGGGAAGGCGTGGTGTTCTTGCCacctggaaaagagaagcaaaggaagCCTGATGAAATGGAGGAGGAAAGCTATTCTGAAAGAtctaaaaaagaagagagaccAGCATCCAAGAGAGCTGAACCAGGTCACAGGGGCTTTGTTCCTGAAAAGAATTTTAGAGTGACCACTTATAAATCAAGCCAGGAAAAAAGTTCATCCCCACCGCCAAGGAAGGCTTCCGAGGTGAAGGAGAAACCAGGCACCAAAGTAGAGGGGCTAACTCCTGGCAAATCCTCCTTTTCCATTACTCGTGAGGCCCAGGTCAATATTCGAATGGATTCCTTTGATGAAGATCTTGCACG TCCAAGTGGCATATTGGCTCAGGAGCGCAAGCTGTGTCGTGATCTTGtccacagcaacaaaaaagagcaagaatTTCGTTCGATTTTCCATCATATTCAGTCTGCTCAGTCTCAGCGGAGTCCTTCTGAACTGTTTGCTCAACATATAGTGACTATAGTCCACCATGTAAGAG AGCATCACTTTGGGTCTTCAGGAATGACACTGAATGAACGCTTTACCAAATATCTAAAGAAAGGAATGGAACAAGATGCAgctaaaaacaaaaagagcCCTGAAATCCACAG gAGGATAGATATATCTCCCAGTACTTTTAGAAAACATGGATTCTCTCAAGAGGAAACGAAAAGTTCCAGAGATCCTGGCTTCAAG GCTGAAGGGAAATATAAGGACGACCCTGTTGACCTGCGCCTTGATATTGAACGCCGTAAAAAACATAAGGAAAGAGATCTTAAACGCGATAAATCCAGAGAATCGGTGGACTCGAGAGATTCAAGTCACTCAAGGGAAAGATCAACTGAGAAAACGGAGAAAAGTCACAAAGGCTCAAAGAAAAA GAAACACCGAAGGGTACGTGAGAGATCCAGATCCAGTTCATCGTCGTCGTGGTCTTCTCATTCAGTCAAAGCAGAGGAATATCCCGAGGAGActgaggagagggaggagaacaCCACAGGCTTTGACAAGTCCCGACTTGGGACCAAAGAATTCCCTGGTCCAAATGAGAGAGGAAGAGCTAGAGGGACCTTT CAGTTCAGAGCAAGAGGGAGAGGAtggggcagaggcagctttTCAGGCAACAATAACAGCAACAGCGGTGGCAACAATGATTTCCAGAAGCGCAACAGAGATGAGGAGTGGGATCCAGAGTACACACCTAAGAGCAAGAAGTACTACCTG CATGATGACCGGGAGGGCGAAGGTGCGGACAAGTGGGTGAACAGAGGCCGTGGTCGGGGTGCTTTCCCCCGAGGAAGAGGTCGCTTCATGTTCCGAAAGTCAAGCACCAGCCCCAAGTGGGCTCATGACAAATTCAGcggagaagaaggagaaatcGAAGATGATGAAAGcggaacagaaaacagagaggaaaaggacaACTTGCAGACGACAGCCGAGTAG
- the THRAP3 gene encoding thyroid hormone receptor-associated protein 3 isoform X2, with product MSKTNKSKSGSRSSRSRSGSRSRSRSFSKSRSRSRSVSRSRKRRLSSRSRSRSYSPSHNRERNHPRVYQNRDFRGHNRGYRRPYYFRGRNRGFYPWGQYNRGGYGNYRSNWQNYRQAYSPRRGRSRSRSPKRRSPSPRSRSHSRNSDKSSSDRSRRSSSSRSSSNHSRVESSKRKSGKEKKSSSKDARASQSAGDNQGDESKEQPFSGTVAQDAKASEGSKPWQDMTTYGTSSASRASVSELSPRERSPALKSPLQSVVVRRRSPRPSPLQKSSPPLSNPSQMSSALQSGGTSFQAGSHQSPFDHGSSGLSPTRKSPVCKSPTPISSIYSTSQKEESTAPGGGAFSKRYLEEQKTENGKDKEQKVTNIEKEKNKEKGNFSELGSTDGKAKSDSYASKADSEKGYRGSQSPKRYKFRDEFDKLKVPEFHKESHYGKEETDEQEKKDKAKGRKDSEFDDEPKFMSKVVATSSKSQEEDRPGKWEGVVFLPPGKEKQRKPDEMEEESYSERSKKEERPASKRAEPGHRGFVPEKNFRVTTYKSSQEKSSSPPPRKASEVKEKPGTKVEGLTPGKSSFSITREAQVNIRMDSFDEDLARPSGILAQERKLCRDLVHSNKKEQEFRSIFHHIQSAQSQRSPSELFAQHIVTIVHHVREHHFGSSGMTLNERFTKYLKKGMEQDAAKNKKSPEIHRRIDISPSTFRKHGFSQEETKSSRDPGFKAEGKYKDDPVDLRLDIERRKKHKERDLKRDKSRESVDSRDSSHSRERSTEKTEKSHKGSKKKKHRRVRERSRSSSSSSWSSHSVKAEEYPEETEEREENTTGFDKSRLGTKEFPGPNERGRARGTFFRARGRGWGRGSFSGNNNSNSGGNNDFQKRNRDEEWDPEYTPKSKKYYLHDDREGEGADKWVNRGRGRGAFPRGRGRFMFRKSSTSPKWAHDKFSGEEGEIEDDESGTENREEKDNLQTTAE from the exons ATGTCTAAAACTAATAAATCAAAATCTGGATCCCGTTCTTCCCGTTCGAGGTCCGGATCACGTTCACGCTCACGTTCCTTCTCCAAATCTCGCTCCCGTTCTCGTTCTGTCTCACGGTCAAGAAAACGCAGACTTAG ttCTAGGTCCCGTTCAAGATCATATTCTCCATCTCATAACAGAGAAAGGAACCATCCAAGAGTGTATCAGAACCGGGATTTCAGAGGTCATAATAGAGGATACAGGAGACCATATTATTTTCGTGGCCGTAATAGAGGGTTTTATCCGTGGGGCCAGTATAACCGAGGAGGATACGGCAATTACAGGTCAAACTGGCAAAATTATCGCCAAGCGTATAGCCCTCGTAGAGGGAGGTCACGTTCTCGTTCACCCAAGAGAAGGTCTCCTTCACCAAGGTCTAGAAGTCATTCTAGAAATTCTGATAAGTCATCTTCTGATCGGTCAAGGAGGTCTTCCTCTTCCCGGTCTTCCTCAAATCATAGCCGAGTTGAGTCTTCCAAGCGTAAatctggaaaggagaaaaagtcatCTTCCAAGGATGCCCGGGCATCTCAGTCTGCAGGAGATAACCAAGGTGATGAGTCTAAGGAGCAGCCGTTTTCAGGAACAGTGGCTCAAGACGCCAAGGCATCTGAGGGTTCAAAACCGTGGCAAGATATGACCACCTATGGTACAAGTTCAGCATCAAGAGCTTCTGTGTCCGAACTTAGCCCAAGGGAACGCAGTCCTGCATTAAAAAGCCCTCTCCAATCAGTTGTGGTGAGGCGTCGTTCTCCTCGGCCAAGTCCATTGCAGAAGTCAAGCCCGCCACTGTCCAACCCGTCACAGATGAGCTCCGCTTTACAAAGCGGTGgcacctcctttcaggcaggCTCTCATCAGAGCCCGTTTGACCATGGCTCGTCAGGTTTGAGCCCAACAAGGAAGAGCCCTGTGTGCAAAAGTCCAACGCCAATCAGTTCCATTTACAGTACATCTCAGAAGGAGGAAAGCACAGCTCCTGGAGGAGGAGCCTTCTCAAAAAG ATATCTGGAAGAGCAGAAGACTGAGAATGGGAAAGACAAAGAACAGAAAGTaacaaatattgaaaaagaaaaaaataaagaaaaagggaatttcTCTGAGTTGGGATCAACAGATGGAAAGGCAAAATCTGACTCCTATGCATCCAAAGCTGACTCTGAGAAGGGATACCGTGGCAGCCAGTCACCCAAGCGTTACAAGTTCCGGGATGAATTTGACAAGCTAAAGGTCCCAGAGTTCCACAAGGAAAGTCATTATGGCAAAGAGGAAACAGatgagcaggaaaagaaagacaaggCAAAGGGCCGAAAAGATTCAGAATTTGATGATGAGCCCAAATTTATGTCTAAAGTCGTAGCAACTTCAAGTAAAAGTCAAGAAGAGGATAGGCCAGGAAAATGGGAAGGCGTGGTGTTCTTGCCacctggaaaagagaagcaaaggaagCCTGATGAAATGGAGGAGGAAAGCTATTCTGAAAGAtctaaaaaagaagagagaccAGCATCCAAGAGAGCTGAACCAGGTCACAGGGGCTTTGTTCCTGAAAAGAATTTTAGAGTGACCACTTATAAATCAAGCCAGGAAAAAAGTTCATCCCCACCGCCAAGGAAGGCTTCCGAGGTGAAGGAGAAACCAGGCACCAAAGTAGAGGGGCTAACTCCTGGCAAATCCTCCTTTTCCATTACTCGTGAGGCCCAGGTCAATATTCGAATGGATTCCTTTGATGAAGATCTTGCACG TCCAAGTGGCATATTGGCTCAGGAGCGCAAGCTGTGTCGTGATCTTGtccacagcaacaaaaaagagcaagaatTTCGTTCGATTTTCCATCATATTCAGTCTGCTCAGTCTCAGCGGAGTCCTTCTGAACTGTTTGCTCAACATATAGTGACTATAGTCCACCATGTAAGAG AGCATCACTTTGGGTCTTCAGGAATGACACTGAATGAACGCTTTACCAAATATCTAAAGAAAGGAATGGAACAAGATGCAgctaaaaacaaaaagagcCCTGAAATCCACAG gAGGATAGATATATCTCCCAGTACTTTTAGAAAACATGGATTCTCTCAAGAGGAAACGAAAAGTTCCAGAGATCCTGGCTTCAAG GCTGAAGGGAAATATAAGGACGACCCTGTTGACCTGCGCCTTGATATTGAACGCCGTAAAAAACATAAGGAAAGAGATCTTAAACGCGATAAATCCAGAGAATCGGTGGACTCGAGAGATTCAAGTCACTCAAGGGAAAGATCAACTGAGAAAACGGAGAAAAGTCACAAAGGCTCAAAGAAAAA GAAACACCGAAGGGTACGTGAGAGATCCAGATCCAGTTCATCGTCGTCGTGGTCTTCTCATTCAGTCAAAGCAGAGGAATATCCCGAGGAGActgaggagagggaggagaacaCCACAGGCTTTGACAAGTCCCGACTTGGGACCAAAGAATTCCCTGGTCCAAATGAGAGAGGAAGAGCTAGAGGGACCTTT TTCAGAGCAAGAGGGAGAGGAtggggcagaggcagctttTCAGGCAACAATAACAGCAACAGCGGTGGCAACAATGATTTCCAGAAGCGCAACAGAGATGAGGAGTGGGATCCAGAGTACACACCTAAGAGCAAGAAGTACTACCTG CATGATGACCGGGAGGGCGAAGGTGCGGACAAGTGGGTGAACAGAGGCCGTGGTCGGGGTGCTTTCCCCCGAGGAAGAGGTCGCTTCATGTTCCGAAAGTCAAGCACCAGCCCCAAGTGGGCTCATGACAAATTCAGcggagaagaaggagaaatcGAAGATGATGAAAGcggaacagaaaacagagaggaaaaggacaACTTGCAGACGACAGCCGAGTAG